One window of the Anopheles cruzii chromosome 2, idAnoCruzAS_RS32_06, whole genome shotgun sequence genome contains the following:
- the LOC128278280 gene encoding iron-sulfur cluster assembly scaffold protein IscU, whose product MSLPRNIGTLLKVSRTRSVPCALYHQNVLEHYENPRNVGSMDKKDKNVGTGLVGAPACGDVMKLQIKVDDNGKIIDAKFKTFGCGSAIASSSLATEWVKGKTLDQAKQLKNTDIAKELSLPPVKLHCSMLAEDAIKAALDDYKKKQKVE is encoded by the coding sequence ATGTCTCTTCCGCGCAATATTGGAACGCTGTTGAAGGTTTCGCGGACACGCAGCGTGCCGTGCGCCCTGTACCATCAGAATGTTTTGGAGCACTACGAAAACCCCCGGAACGTCGGCTCGATGGACAAGAAAGACAAGAACGTGGGAACCGGTCTCGTCGGAGCTCCGGCCTGCGGCGATGTCATGAAGCTGCAAATCAAGGTAGACGACAACGGTAAAATCATCGACGCCAAGTTCAAAACTTTCGGATGCGGATCGGCCATTGCCTCGAgctcgctggccaccgaatggGTCAAAGGAAAGACGCTGGACCAGGCGAAGCAGCTGAAAAACACGGACATTGCGAAGGAACTATCCTTGCCGCCGGTCAAGCTGCATTGCTCCATGCTGGCGGAGGACGCCATCAAGGCGGCGCTGGACGATTACAAGAAGAAACAGAAAGTCGAATAG
- the LOC128268592 gene encoding protein ecdysoneless, whose translation MAQREILQSIREDDFVEYFLFPAGTTDPTDVELENCESSLEQLLQDVNRIAEEFCGRYIWHRDGFRMVPRPKDNSRLLIEAATGENGPDASGGSSKLPSHLYGISHVGDNIQDEWFIVALLYRLTERIPGLVARVVDADGEFLLIEAAEQLPRWATPETCEGNVFIVDGGLRMLEPQTATGSDCSPTDMEAAITAVRGPEGRKFCVSEEVARCVRDRIEDFPSKISEHHHRATVYVPVGVAAVLRENPQLVAPAVLAFRNRDPIDLKVCRAMRYFPPECCVYASVTFTKCLYAMLSQSRYLPDRRTGWTVPPANDANHKAHLLGLKLACGFEILASQAKTSRTNWDEDKGWRSYRDSLTVKGYFRDNIEGSQEHTKLLAIARDYYAEHRESMRTTPKIGEEIVSILKRNEWDTEELRKQGEDLPAADSDEWMNISPDELDRMLTQRYGAKKLFSLNGNGVNASETFTSMVSEFLERKSEFDGVVVDPPEGDEPMEGKGKVAQNHAPLDLGPFGKPGPTKPKRTRSKTARDRQTNAGMPTSAQESLPPEVSPFHQSATVDFDAGAFGMHVKNMLDLLIPEDRWDSSEESNMSDYSQDDEYDRNLEEMSPTRANRAIQSELQTYMAQMDRELAGTTIGRSFETAIDQGDVGSASASKECSAGASSAAPEGDDFDDIETFRPVNIDVNTLRNMMESYQSQLGGPGPAANLLGSMGVQISKATDKGSTKQTDV comes from the exons ATGGCTCAGCGTGAAATATTGCAGTCGATACGGGAGGACGATTTTGTGGAGTACTTTCTGTTTCCTGCTGGTACCACCGATCCTACCGATGTGGAGCTGGAGAACTGTGAAAGCTCCCTGGAGCAGCTCCTGCAGGACGTGAACAGGATTGCGGAAGAATTTTGTGGACGGTACATCTGGCATCGGGACGGCTTTCGGATGGTACCGAGACCGAAGGACAACTCCCGGTTGCTCATcgaggcggccaccggggagAATGGTCCGGACGCCAGTGGAGGTAGTT CCAAACTACCATCTCATCTTTACGGGATTTCCCACGTCGGTGACAACATCCAAGATGAATGGTTCATCGTCGCCCTGCTGTACCGCCTCACGGAACGCATCCCGGGATTGGTGGCCCGCGTAGTGGATGCGGATGGAGAATTTTTGCTGATCGAAGCCGCGGAACAGCTACCTCGTTGGGCCACCCCGGAAACGTGCGAGGGCAACGTCTTCATCGTGGACGGTGGGCTTCGAATGCTCGAGCCACAAACTGCCACCGGGTCGGATTGTTCGCCGACGGATATGGAAGCGGCGATAACTGCGGTTCGTGGACCCGAGGGAAGGAAATTTTGCGTCAGCGAAGAAGTGGCACGTTGTGTGCGCGACCGGATTGAGGATTTCCCAAGCAAAATCtcggaacaccaccaccgagcaaCGGTTTACGTGCCCGTCGGTGTAGCGGCCGTTTTGCGCGAAAACCCGCAGCTCGTAGCACCGGCCGTACTTGCGTTTCGTAACCGTGATCCGATCGATTTGAAGGTGTGTCGCGCAATGCGATACTTTCCGCCCGAGTGTTGCGTTTACGCGAGTGTCACGTTTACGAAATGTTTGTACGCGATGCTGTCGCAAAGCCGCTATCTTCCTGACCGCCGCACCGGCTGGACCGTTCCTCCGGCGAATGACGCGAACCATAAGGCACACCTCCTCGGCCTGAAGCTGGCCTGCGGCTTCGAAATACTGGCTTCCCAAGCAAAGACCTCCCGCACGAACTGGGACGAGGACAAGGGATGGCGCAGCTATCGGGATTCGCTGACCGTGAAAGGCTACTTCCGGGATAACATAGAAGGATCGCAGGAACACACGAAGCTGCTTGCGATCGCGCGTGACTACTACGCGGAACACCGTGAGTCGATGCGGACGACACCGAAGATCGGCGAGGAGATCGTTTCTATTCTGAAGCGCAACGAGTGGGACACGGAAGAGTTACGCAAGCAGGGCGAGGATCTACCGGCGGCGGACAGTGACGAGTGGATGAACATTTCGCCGGACGAGCTGGACCGAATGCTCACGCAGCGGTACGGTGCCAAGAAGCTTTTCTCTCTCAACGGGAATGGGGTCAATGCGAGTGAAACGTTCACTTCGATGGTGAGTGAGTTTCTGGAGCGCAAGAGCGAGTTTGACGGTGTTGTCGTTGACCCTCCCGAGGGCGATGAACCGATGGAAGGCAAGGGCAAGGTGGCACAGAACCATGCACCGCTCGATCTAGGTCCCTTCGGAAAGCCGGGACCTACAAAGCCAAAACGCACCCGAAGCAAGACGGCACGGGATCGACAGACGAATGCCGGAATGCCCACCAGCGCTCAGGAATCTCTGCCACCGGAGGTCTCACCGTTCCATCAGTCCGCAACGGTCGATTTTGATGCCGGTGCGTTCGGGATGCACGTAAAGAATATGCTCGACCTACTGATCCCCGAAGACCGGTGGGACTCGTCGGAGGAATCGAACATGAGCGACTACAGCCAGGACGACGAGTACGATCGCAATCTGGAGGAGATGTCTCCGACCCGCGCCAATCGTGCCATCCAAAGCGAACTGCAAACGTACATGGCGCAGATGGATCGCGAACTGGCAGGCACAACCATCGGTCGAAGCTTCGAAACGGCAATTGACCAAGGGGATGTTGGTTCGGCCTCTGCGTCGAAGGAATGCTCTGCGggggcatcatcggccgcgcCCGAGGGTGACGACTTTGATGACATTGAAACGTTCCGACCGGTCAATATTGACGTAAACACGTTGCGGAACATGATGGAAAGCTACCAGTCGCAACTCGgaggaccgggaccggcggccAACCTGCTCGGTTCGATGGGTGTCCAGATCTCGAAGGCAACTGATAAAGGCAGCACCAAGCAAACAGATGTCTAA
- the LOC128268593 gene encoding uncharacterized protein LOC128268593: MLKNIHERTVKKVKGNHYVATHGRDTVDLPYAQANRGYSTDGEDSQRAPSERTLSEYTIANERGTPPTAPARKSRSEHKYQNNGGPRPLSSPPTRAPPRAPSALSYDHGGETGSDIYVTSAAYKAPSEISRYSAHRTHQSRGPRSVYSVASTAKTGRSSRRHGAKVEAMSAPNPFCPNVKGVCCLMLLLNLGLILITLGFVIVMQFMEPLFVWILGVVFLIFGFGTLIGSMIYCVIVCRDAKTPAQLKNEDLYWTKHWQKSIGYTPQEIDYKTDRFDERDRYSDRFSVSKMSGKYSDRDITRY, from the exons ATGTTGAAAAACATTCACGAACGTACGGTGAAGAA GGTAAAGGGTAACCACTATGTGGCAACGCACGGCCGGGACACGGTGGACCTACCGTATGCCCAGGCCAACCGGGGATACTCGACCGACGGTGAGGACAGCCAGCGGGCGCCGTCGGAGCGGACACTGTCCGAGTACACGATAGCGAACGAGCGCGGCACCCCGCCGACTGCTCCGGCCCGGAAGTCACGCTCGGAGCACAAATACCAGAACAACGGTGGCCCACGGCCGCTTTCTAGTCCACCGACGCGCGCCCCGCCGAGGGCTCCGTCCGCGCTCAGCTACGATCATGGTGGCGAAACCGGTAGCGACATCTACGTCACGTCCGCGGCCTACAAGGCACCGTCGGAGATAAG TCGCTACAGTGCGCACCGGACGCATCAGTCGCGCGGACCCAGAAGCGTGTACAGTGTGGCCAGCACGGCGAAAACGGGCCGCAGCTCGCGGCGGCACGGCGCGAAAGTGGAGGCGATGTCGGCCCCGAACCCGTTCTGTCCCAACGTGAAGGGTGTCTGCTgtctgatgctgctgctcaacCTAGGCCTCATCCTCATAACGCTCGGGTTCGTCATAGTAATGCAGTTCATGGAACCACTGTTTGTCTG GATCCTCGGTGTGGTGTTTCTcatcttcggcttcggcaccCTAATCGGCAGCATGATCTACTGCGTGATCGTGTGCCGGGACGCGAAAACACCGGCCCAGCTGAAGAACGAGGACCTGTACTGGACGAAGCACTGGCAGAAGAGCATCGGATACACGCCGCAGGAGATCGACTATAAGACCGATCGGTTCGACGAGCGGGACCGGTACTCGGATCGCTTTTCGGTCAGCAAAATGAGCGGGAAGTACTCCGATCGTGACATCACCCGCTACTGA